Proteins encoded together in one Drosophila albomicans strain 15112-1751.03 chromosome 2R, ASM965048v2, whole genome shotgun sequence window:
- the LOC117574720 gene encoding uncharacterized protein DDB_G0281497, protein MAPTVCSEKKVRVAGMKEARRRGNMGVAQSTTNTSTAVTAATQAAAAGAIQNSVVLNYVAKGSTHSAGRQQRRRMVRVPSRLQHISKNIISSSTSSSSSESEQQLERMELDEYTNSDYNEATSIQISRTHSSGSSNNNINIKTVLQPTTANSNSNNYIFGNGGNNNKTSTTAKFCDQMPSADDEDDDDDDDEEEDQGDGDSGYEFALEPIKPHIQQQYHSHNEGLLSIALKTIKLVQRNKLLQKRLAQLQLETSEFIASVLANPENRHFRDKVAVKAESPSKVSNVLLRH, encoded by the exons ATGGCGCCCACCGTCTGCTCGGAGAAGAAAGTACGCGTTGCGGGCATGAAGGAGGCGCGACGACGTGGCAACATGGGCGTGGCCcagtcaacaacaaacacaagcacagctgtgacagcagcaacacaagcagcagcagctggagccaTACAGAACAGCGTTGTGCTCAACTATG TTGCCAAAGGTTCAACGCACTCAGCGGGTCGTCAGCAAAGGCGTCGCATGGTTCGTGTGCCCTCCAGACTGCAGCATATCTCGAAGAACATCATAtcgtcatcaacatcatcatcatcttcagaGTCTGAACAGCAGCTGGAGCGCATGGAACTGGATGAATACACCAACAGTGATTACAACGAGGCAACAAGCATACAGATATCGCGCACACATtccagcggcagcagcaacaacaacatcaacattaaAACAGTATTACAACCcacaacagccaacagcaatagcaataactACATCTTTGGAAATGgcggcaacaataacaagacatcaacaacagccaaaTTCTGTGATCAAATGCCAAGTGCTGATGatgaagacgacgacgacgatgatgatgaggaggaggatCAGGGAGATGGCGACAGTGGCTATGAGTTTGCATTGGAGCCAATCAAGCCACACATTCAGCAACAATATCACTCACACAATGAGGGACTACTCTCCATAGCCCTGAAGACTATCAAGCTGGTGCAGCGAAATAAATTGCTACAGAAGCGTTTGGCTCAGTTGCAGCTAGAGACGTCCGAGTTTATTGCCTCGGTGCTGGCTAATCCCGAGAATCGTCATTTCCGTGACAAAGTCGCGGTTAAGGCGGAATCGCCCAGCAAAGTAAGCAATGTTTTGCTGCGTCATTAA